The window gcctcctcgccgagcggTACGGCTACAGGAAGaccttcctcggcgccctgctgCTCAAcatcgccttcgtcttcctcttcttcttcgcgcGCCACGTCGgccacctcctcgccggcggcatcctctGCGGCCTGCCCTGGGGCGCCTTCCAGACGCTGACGACCAcctacgccgccgacgtgacgcccctcgccctccgGCCCATCATGACGACGTACACCAACATGTGCTGGGTCATCGGCCAGTTCATCAGCACGGGCGTGCTCCGCGCCCTGCTCTCCCGACCGGACGACTGGGCCTGGCGCATCCCCTACGCCCTGCAGTGGGCGTTCCCCGTgcccatcctcgtcggcgtcgccctcgccccgGAGAGCCCGACCTGGCTCGTCCGGAAGGGCCGGCTGACGGAAGCCCGCAGGGCGCTGCGGCGCCTGGCGAGCACCGCCGTGTccgacgcccagctcgacgTCAACGTGGCCATGATCGCGCACACCAACGAGATGGAGCGGCTGAACCAGGAGGGCACGTCGTACGCCGACTGCTTCCGGGGGACGAACCTTCGCCGCACGCTCATCGCCTGCGGCACGTGGGCCGGCCAGGTGCTCTGTGGCATCTGGTTCGGTGGCAACGTCATATACTTcctgcagcaggccggcTTCGACCCGGACAACTCGTTCaacttcggcctcggcaccagcgccatggccatcgtcggcacTCTGCTCTCTTGGTTCCTGCTGCCCCACGTCGGGCGCCGCACGCTGtacgtcgccggcctctcCGTCATGTTCGTCATCCTGTTGACggtcggcggcatgggcgtcccggcgccgcgggccgGCCTGGGCTGGGCCTCGGGCGCGCTGCTGATGCTGTTCGTCGTGACGTACGACA is drawn from Colletotrichum destructivum chromosome 6, complete sequence and contains these coding sequences:
- a CDS encoding Putative major facilitator, sugar transporter, major facilitator superfamily — its product is MNETPSRKGHSKSADPVSTVESQTVPELMKMEHVAYDAQAATDDQKNAGVRQSLREYPKAVGFSMVLSLCIVMEAYDTSLIGNFYGLPQFRRRFGVRLANGDYQLTSTWQSGLQNGTQVGQMIGLFFGGLLAERYGYRKTFLGALLLNIAFVFLFFFARHVGHLLAGGILCGLPWGAFQTLTTTYAADVTPLALRPIMTTYTNMCWVIGQFISTGVLRALLSRPDDWAWRIPYALQWAFPVPILVGVALAPESPTWLVRKGRLTEARRALRRLASTAVSDAQLDVNVAMIAHTNEMERLNQEGTSYADCFRGTNLRRTLIACGTWAGQVLCGIWFGGNVIYFLQQAGFDPDNSFNFGLGTSAMAIVGTLLSWFLLPHVGRRTLYVAGLSVMFVILLTVGGMGVPAPRAGLGWASGALLMLFVVTYDMTVGPVCYCLVAEIPSTRLRIKTVAVARNAYLLVSIGANFLNPPILNPGAWNLRGKGGFIWAGLCFLELAWAYFCLPEPKGRSPAELEMLFEQGVSARKFSSTTVEVFSTGTEKNETPTVDMLENR